DNA from Equus asinus isolate D_3611 breed Donkey chromosome 22, EquAss-T2T_v2, whole genome shotgun sequence:
AGGATGCAAGTCAAGGAGTTAGTGAGATGGAGGAACAAAGTGTTGGGAGCCCAAATGGAAGGAAAGTGAGTTGAtgtggtgagaggagagagagaggctgtgaGCAAGGGCGAGGAAGCCAGAGTGCAGAAATCAGGCACAAGGTAGAGGGCCTGAGATGAGCGTTTGCAGAACAGGCTCAtggcctggggaggaggtgggctgAGGAGGCAAGCAGGGTGATTCCCAGGCCCAGAATGgccagaggagagacagagagatcccCAAAGGGCAGCGTGCACAGGACAAAGGGAGTGAGGGGCAAGCAGTGGTCCACGAAGCCAGGAGAGGCTGGCAAGACAGCCCTGGGGCTGGAGACTCTCCACCCAGCTCAGATCTCAAGCAGGTTGCTCTGCTCCGGGCTGCCTCCAGGGGCTTTCTCTGGGGGTGCCGGCGAGGCGGAAGGTCGGGGCGTCTGACTGGCCTCCTCTTCCCCCGCGCTGCGGCCCTCGCCCAGCTCCTTGGGGCCGCTGGGAggtgggcctgggcctggctcGCCATGGGTGCGTTGGTGCTTGCTCAGGTGGTCGCTCCGGGTAAAGCGCTTGGAGCAGAGCAGACAGGTGAACTTCTTCTCCCGGGTGTGAGTGCGCACGTGGCGCTCCAGCTCGTCCGAACGCGTGAACCTCTTGCCGCAGAAGAGCCAGTTGCAGACGAAAGGCCTCTCGCCCGTGTGCCAGCGCAAGTGGGCCTTCAGGTGGGAGGCCTTGCCGTACACCTTGCCGCAGCCGGGAATGTGGCAGCTGTGAATGGGCTTCTTCCGCAGCCCGGCTGCGGCTGCCCCCAGGCGCTCCAGCTCTTGGCAGTTGGGGCAGTCGCAGGAGGAGCGCCCTGCTCCACTGCCCCCATATCCACCACTGCCCCCTGTGCCTGCGCCCCTGGGGGGCTTGGCTCCACCACTGCCCTCCAACTGCCCACTGTTGCCCACTGCCTTGGGTTTATAGACGTCTTGGGGCAGGACATGCTGTGGCCCTGGTTGCAGGAGGTGGGGAGCTGGGTAGGGAGCTGGATTAAGGGGGGCAAAGTCAGATGGGTAGGTGGGCAGCTGGGGGTTCAATGGAGGCTGAGCAGGGCCTGTAGGCAGTGTCCCTTGCAGCCCATccccctggccctgcccaccGCCTAGCCAGTTGCCCCCAGGGTGCATGTCCCACCAAGGTGTGGGAGCATTGCCTGGGCCTGGTGAGATGCCTGCATGGATCCCTGCCTTGTACCAGGAGCCGTAGGGGTGTGCCATGTCCAGAGAGGTGTAGACACTGGGCAGGCAGTCAGAAGAGCTGTGCCCCTTGGGCACTAGTAGCCCAGGGTCCTGGGTGCCCGTGGGCCCAGGGAATGAGTGAGAAAAGGGAGGGTAGTCATTGGCATAGCCCGAGGTGGGTGCTGGAGGACTGCCTGCTGGTGAGAGGAGGCCATTGGTGCTTGAAAAGGGGGCTGGGTAGGCATCCCCCATGGTTTTGGGGGCTGAAAGGTCACTGCCCACAGAGTAGGGCTTCTTTGTGCCTGCTTTGCCCAGTGTCGTTGAGTCCCGCAGAGGGCTGGAGCCACCAAATTTGCTGCACGCTGCTGTTAGCATGGCCAGGGGACTGGAGCCATAGTGAGCTTCCTCCTGTGGAGAGACAGGGGCACTGCTTAAGGGGAGGGAGAAAGTGCTGGAAGAAGGGCCAACTCTAGGACTGCGACCTGGAGACATGGAGAACAGAACAAAGGGGTCAGGGAAGAGTCGAAGACAATGGGGAACAGGGGTAAGAGGGGGCCAGTGAGGCCTGGGACCCAGGGCAGAGCTCAGATGGAGTCACTGAAGGGAAGCAGAGGCCCAAGACAGCAGCCTAACACCCCAACCCAGGAGGCGGGAAGCTGAGCTCACTGTGGAGCTGTTGGGTGTGTGCAAGGGCCTCCGAGGGGCTATTTCTTAAATAGTGGAGAgaggagctggggctgcaggCAGCACCTGGATGAGGTGAGACTTAGCGATCCTGACCTCTGGAAGTGGGTGCAGAGCAGAGGCCATGGTCAGGGACGTGGAGAGGAAAGATGAGGCTCAAAGAGCAGCTTGGGGAGAAGGTGCGGTATTAGGGACTGTGGTTGCCCCCATTCCAGATTTTCCCAGCTTTACCCCGTATTCCACTTCCTGTCTCCACTTCATCTCCTGACTAAGGCAGTGGCCTAGCCTCCCCGAGGCCTCGTCCTCATGTCCTTGGTAAGGAATCTCTTGGCAGGGACTCGGGCTGGGGAGCAAGAGGAAGCAACGGCAGAGACACTGGGACATTGAGAGGGAAAAAGGCTGCCGCCAAGCCAGGACTGTGGCTCAGGCAAGAATGTCTTTCAAGCGGGCAGTGGGCACCTCCTGCTTTACGGAGCCTCTGGGAGGGCGGGAAGAGCCCGAAGTCCTCGTACCCCTCCAGGGCAGGGAATTGGGGTGGCTAAGATACTGGCTCCCAGGCacacccctctgtgcctcagtgtctccTAACACGTAGCCCACATCACTGGTCTCTATTCACCCTTCCAGCACAGTGAGTGAAGGAAGACAGGTAGATGCAGGCATGGGGATATTTTAGAAACATAAAATGCCCCTAATGACCATCGTGCTACCAGGTCGAACCACCCTGACATTACTATCCCTCAGGAGCTCATGGTACCCCTACCTGGGTCAGCCTCGGGACATCACAGGAAGAGATGCCCTCCAGAATCTCCGGCTGGCATAGACAGGCATCCATTACTGAGAATCCCACCAAAAAACGTGCCGTCAAAAGCTGACCCTGTACATTTCCTTGACTGGGATCCTCAAAAGCCGATGTACCTGGTGCCTTCCCCATGAAGCTGAAAAGGAACCCAAGAGTCCAGAGTTCCCAGCCCTCCCCTCTAGCTCCTAGCATgcagtatgtgtgtgtgacagCAATGCTAGAGGTTGTCGCAGTGGGGGGCGTGAGCTGTCGTCTCCACTTCTGCACTGCTCCCCCTGCCCAGTCACCTCTCTCAGTCCTGTTGACCCCATGCACTCCCAAATTTTGAACCACCAAAAGCTTTCTCAAATCTGGCCCTGAGTCCTTCCCCGGAGCTCAGATCTCCCAAGCAGAGGGTAGGCTGAGGCAGGGCAGCCCCACAGGAGTCAGATCCGGGCCGAAAGCAGAAGGAGAAATGTAGAGTGCGAAGGAGAGAGGCTAAGCCCCAGAGACACGGGGAGCAAAGGACCCTGCACAGGGTGAGGACCTGACACAAAGCCCCCATGGGTGTGGAAAGGGGCAACAGAGGGGCACAGTGGCATTAGGGGGTGAAATGGGCAGGGACCCAAAAGAGCAGGAaggtaaaaagacaaaaggaagggagggagagggaggaaagcagAATAAACAAAGAGAGGTGATGGAGAGTGACTGGGCTAGGAAGccaaaggaaaacagagaggaaaggagaggaggaagaagaaagaagggggaggaggaggaggaggaaggcagattCCTACCTAAGCTCAAAGCACCACGGTGCTGGGCCCCAGAAAACCCCCAGACCAGGCcgctcctccctccttctcccctgaccgccccctccccctctgcccagcccggcccggctCGGCTCCGCTGGTTTCCCTGCGGtcggtttatttttaaaaacgcCGACGCCGTCCCCCCGCCCGGCCCTCACACTGTGGCCACAGGGGCCTCAGCCAAGCCCAGGGACCCCACccagctgtggggagggagggagaggtgaaGGAAAGCAAGCAGCCCCAGGACAACAGGAGACCCCAGCCCTGGGGAGCTGAGGCCCCCAGGGTCCCTGCGGGCAGGGAAAGGGGTGCAAGGCACCAGACCCTCTCAGATGACGGTCTGGAGGCCAAAagctgggggccctggggctaAGTCTCaccacagcctcagtttccttctcttgtCTTGAGAACTGGGGAGACGGTCCGGGTTCAGAGTTCTAAAGATGTCCCCCATACCTGATCAAATGTATTACCTGGGGGGAACAGGACGCCCAGGAGTCCCACCT
Protein-coding regions in this window:
- the SP7 gene encoding transcription factor Sp7, whose amino-acid sequence is MASSLLEEEAHYGSSPLAMLTAACSKFGGSSPLRDSTTLGKAGTKKPYSVGSDLSAPKTMGDAYPAPFSSTNGLLSPAGSPPAPTSGYANDYPPFSHSFPGPTGTQDPGLLVPKGHSSSDCLPSVYTSLDMAHPYGSWYKAGIHAGISPGPGNAPTPWWDMHPGGNWLGGGQGQGDGLQGTLPTGPAQPPLNPQLPTYPSDFAPLNPAPYPAPHLLQPGPQHVLPQDVYKPKAVGNSGQLEGSGGAKPPRGAGTGGSGGYGGSGAGRSSCDCPNCQELERLGAAAAGLRKKPIHSCHIPGCGKVYGKASHLKAHLRWHTGERPFVCNWLFCGKRFTRSDELERHVRTHTREKKFTCLLCSKRFTRSDHLSKHQRTHGEPGPGPPPSGPKELGEGRSAGEEEASQTPRPSASPAPPEKAPGGSPEQSNLLEI